A DNA window from Engraulis encrasicolus isolate BLACKSEA-1 chromosome 3, IST_EnEncr_1.0, whole genome shotgun sequence contains the following coding sequences:
- the vamp5 gene encoding vesicle-associated membrane protein 5 produces MENGKNRLQQAQDDVDEVKGIMLDNLNKAEERTGKLGELENRAEELLEQGKGFAKTAAKVKRKKQWENLRLKIIIGGVISAVIMVIILVAVLNSTSSDSSGSEGPADDSATPAP; encoded by the exons GAGAACGGCAAGAACCGTCTGCAGCAGGCCCAGGATGACGTGGACGAGGTGAAGGGCATCATGCTGGACAACCTGAACAAGGCAGAGGAGCGCACCGGCAAACTGGGGGAACTGGAGAACAGGGCAGAGGAGCTCCTTGAacag GGCAAGGGCTTTGCCAAGACAGCAGCCAAGGTCAAGAGGAAGAAGCAGTGGGAGAACCTGAGGCTGAAAATCATCATCGGAGGCGTGATATCCGCTGTCATCATGGTCATTATTCTGGTGGCCGTTTTAAACAGTACCAGCAGCGACTCGTCAGGAAGCGAAGGACCTGCTGACGATAGTGCCACCCCAGCGCCCTGA